The DNA segment GAGGCCCGTAGTTGGCTCGTCAATCAAATAAAGTGTCTTCCCTGTGGCACGACGGGAGAGTTCCGCTGCCAACTTGACTCGCTGAGCCTCACCTCCAGAGAGCGTAGGTGCTGGTTGGCCAAGCTTCACATAACCAAGGCCAACATCCACCAACGTGTGCAATCGATCAGCGGCCTGGGGAATCGCTGAAAACACTTCGGCGGCTTGCTCTACGGTCATCTGAAGCACATCTGCTATGGTGTGGCCCTTATACTTGGCCTGCAAAGTTTCGCGATTGAAGCGCGCCCCCTTGCAAACGTCGCACTGAACGTAAACATTGGGCAGAAAATTCATCTCGATCATGTTTACGCCCTGACCGCGACAAGATTCGCACCGACCTCCCCTAACATTGAAACTAAACTGTCCGACCTGATAGCCCCGGGCTTTTGCTTCAACGGTGGCGGCGAACGCGTGACGAATGGGATCAAACGCACCAGTGTAAGTAGCAGGGTTGGATCGTGGAGTCCTACCGATTGGACTCTGATCAACCACGATCACTTTATCGATAGATTTGATCCCGCGCAATTCGCCTAAGCCATGGGGGAAAGGTACTTTCAAACCAAGACCATTTTCAAGAGCCGAGTGAAGCAACTCATTCACTAGTGTGCTTTTGCCGCTACCGCTTACGCCGGTTACAGATACAAGACGACCCAACGGAAAGTCAACGCTGACGTTCTTGAGATTGTTACGTGTGCAATCAATCAACTGCAATCGTCGAGATCCCTCTTCTCGACGTTCGACTGGTGTGGGAATTGAACGACGACCACTGAGATAGGCCCCTGTTATAGAGTCTTTGCTGCTGAGCAAATTCTCAAAAGATCCCTCCGCAACAATTTGCCCACCATGAACCCCAGCGCCAGGACCGATGTCAACTACGTGATCTGCGGCACGAATAGTGTCCTCATCGTGCTCTACAACAACCAAAGTGTTCCCCAGGTCTCTTAAACGCTTAAGGGTGTTCAACAAACGGTCATTATCGCGCTGATGGAGACCGATACTTGGCTCGTCGAGGACGTATAGCACGCCACTCAAACCTGCACCAATTTGGGTAGCTAAACGGATCCGCTGTGCTTCACCACCGGAAAGCGTCATCGCGGGTCGATCAAGGCTCAGGTAATCAAGACCAACATCCAGAAGGAAGCGTAACCGGAATCTAATTTCTCGGAGTACTAGATCACCGATCTTCATCTGGCGATCTGTTAGCAAAGGTTCTGAACCCTTATAGGCGCCAACCCCCATTAGCCTCTCGATTCGTTCCAACGTCTGACCAACGCTGATAGAGGTGAGTTCTGGAATCCGAAACGGACCGACTTTTACTGCAAGGGCTTCAGGACGCAAACGCTGACCGGCGCAGCTAGAGCAAGGTACAAACTCTAAAAATTTTTCTAACTTCTGTCGTATCGCCTCACCGCTAGCGCCGCGGAGTTGACGTTCAAGAATCGGCAAGATTCCCTCGAAGGGACGGGTGTATCCGGTCTTTCCTTTGTCATAGCGATTATCAGCTTGAATCAATATTGGGTCACGGCTGCCATGAAGCAGCACATCCCTCTGGTCGTCGGTCAGGTCTTTCCAAGGTGTTTTGATTTCAAAGCCGAAGGCTTCGCCGACGGAATAGAGGAGTGAGAAATAGTAGCTGTTGTCCTTTTCAGCCCAAGGAGCAACTGCAGAATAAACTGGCTGGCTTGGATCTGGAACGACACGATCACAAGTAAATTTGCGAAGGTGGCCTATGCCGTGGCAGTCCTCACAAGCGCCATAGGGGCTGTTGAATGAGAACAAACGCGGAGAAAGCTCTTCAATGACGGACCCGTGAACGGCACACGCAAAATTCTCGGAGTACAGGTGCTCGCGCTCTACACCATGCGGAAGCTCTTCATCCTTTCTAGGGACCACCTCCACTAAGGCTAAACCATCCCCTCGCTTTAGCGCAGTGCGTAGGGAATCGGTGAGACGTTCCTGAATTCCCTCACGTGCTACTAAACGGTCCACCACCACTTCGATGTTATGGATCTGGTTCTTATCCAACTCAATGTTATCGGCAAGATCTCGCACCTCACCATCAACGCGAACGCGAACAAATCCTTCGGCAGTAAGCCCGCTGATCAATTTGGTGTGAGTACCCTTTTTGCCGCGAACCACAGGGGCTAAAAGCTGGTAGCGCGTCCCTTCCGGCAGCAAGAGAATCTGATCGACCATCTCGTCGATGCTTTGGGGCCGAATAGAGCGACCGCACTGCGGACAGTGGGGTTCACCTGCACGACCAAACAAAAGACGGAGATAGTCCTGAATCTCCGTGACAGTGCCTACCGTAGATCTTGGATTGTGGCTGGTTGATTTCTGATCGATTGAAATCGCTGGGGAAAGGCCTTCAATGGCATCAACATCTGGCTTATCCACCTGACCAAGAAACTGCCGCGCATAAGCCGAAAGGCTTTCAACATAACGACGCTGACCCTCAGCAAAAATGGTATCGAAGGCTAGTGAGCTTTTGCCGCTGCCACTCACACCTGTGAAGACCACTAACTTATTTCGCGGAATAGTAAGGTCAATGTTCTTGAGGTTGTGCTGGCGTGCACCACGCACCCGGATCACATCCTCCAGAGTCCCGCCGGACAGGTTCACCGGACTCGACCCGTTGACACTCTTGGTAACAGCTCGCACCATGAGGCTTCGGTCACATGCAAGCAATCCTAAGGACAATCTACATGGTTCAGGCTGTTTTTTGTTTCAGCAAACAAGCCGCAGCGTATTCACCACCCGCCAACTCAACTAATTTCTGACGCTGCTGTTGAGTATCCCGCAGTGCAACACTTGCGAGTGAGTCGCCCCATCTCTCATTTGCTTGGAGAAACAGAGATGACAATCTGCCACAGCTGCTGTTGATAGCGCCGCGCCAACAAGCGCAATAGCCCCGTTATCACTCACCCACCTGGACTGCTCACACCAATGTCAATTTCATCAGACAACGGAATGTTTGGCCGGTCTAGGACGACAATGAGAATAGTCCTCACAGTCAGAAATGAAGCGTGATACCCCCTAGCTAGACGTCTCCTCCCATGACGAAACTAGTGGCTGACCAGAATTAACTGAGAACGAGGCCTAACAGAATAGGGTGACTTTGTTCTGCCGGCTTTGAAGCCAGTAGCTCCACCCCAAAAACAAAACATTGGCCAACCCTATCGGAAGAGCCAGGCCATCTTGACAGTCTCATTCTATGGACTAAGCCAAGTGCTCCTGTTTAAGCTGATATTCCTCACCAAGACTATCAAGATCCGTTTGCTCGAGCGAATCCAACAGCCCCTCCTATTCCAATCGTTCTTGTCCGAACAGCTTGAAAAACTGGTGTCGTCCTAATGCTCCCGTTTGCGACTGAGCAACGACCCGTCGTCATCGTTGCGGTCCAACTGCCTTTCCAAATAACCACTGACGGACGGGAAACGAGAAGCTAAAGCTTAGCTTAATCTTGGCCCGTTTCCAGCCACTACGCGCTTAGTTTAAGTCCCGTTTGCTCCTTGGGCTCCTCCCGGAACCGCGTCGAAGGCATCAAGAAGAATCGATGTTTCAGCTCTAGTTTCACCAGTAAAAACTGTGAAGCCATCACAAAATCCAGCTCAAAGCTATTTATCAAGGCGATATTTTTAAGTTGAAAACCGGTCAACAAATCAAACACTGACGGTGAAAGCAACCGTAGTTGCGATCCAATTCGTTTAGAAGGGGAGGGACTACACGCCCAAAACAATGGCGGAGGAGCTCGGAGATTTTATCGAAGCGGCGGGTTTGCTCGAATACGACCCTACCGCCATCAAGCGCATCTATGCAGGCCATCCTCAACGCCTAATCCGACGTCTATGGCAGACGCTAGTTCCAATTGGCCTATTGCTTTTAGGAGTCTTCTTCGACTGGCTCTTACAACGTTTTAAAGATCAAAGACAGGCCAGAAAACGTGCCAAGGAATGTGCCGAATTGCTGGTAGATCTAGGCCCTGCTTTCATAAAAGCTGGGCAGGCCCTATCAACTCGACCTGATATTATTCCCCCTCTTCTGTTAGAGGAACTATCTCAACTCCAAGATCAACTGCCCGGCTTCGATAGCGATTTAGCGATGGCCTGCATCGAAGAAGACCTTGGAGGGCCAATTGAATCCTTTTATAAGCAACTAGATCGCAATCCGATTTCAGCAGCTTCGCTTGGTCAAGTACACCGGGGAATTCTTAAAGAGGGACAAAAGGTAGCAGTCAAGGTTCAACGTCCTGGATTACGTGAACAAATTACTCTTGACCTCTATATTGTACGTAACATTGCTGCTTGGCTCAATAAAAATGTAGGACTAATTCGTAGTGATCTCGTCGCACTAATTGATGAGCTAGGGCGACGTGTATTCGAAGAAATGGATTATCTGAATGAAGCAGCTAATGCTGAAAAATTCGCACGATTACATCAAAAAAATAATCGAATAGGAGTACCTAAAATTTATCACAAAGCCACAAGTCGTCGTATTTTGACGATGGAGTGGATTGATGGCGTAAAACTAACAAATCTTGACGCGGTCCGTGAAATGGGAATTGATCCTGATGATATAGTTGAAGTGGGAGTTAATTGTAGTCTCCAGCAATTACTAGAGCATGGCTTTTTTCATGCAGATCCACACCCGGGAAATCTTCTTGCTATGGCGGATGGGAGACTCTGCTATCTTGACTTCGGGATGATGAGTGAAGTTAGCAGAGAGTCCCGTACAGGTCTAATTCAAGCAGTTGTTCATTTGGTCAATCGCAACTTTGAAAGGCTTTCCAGGGATTTTGTTACTCTTGGCTTCCTGGCAAAAGATGTCAATCTCGAGCCAATAGCTCCTGCTTTTGAGAAGGTTTTTAGTCAGGCTATTCAAGCCGGAGTTGATCGGATGGACTTCAAAGCAGTCACCGACGACATGTCTGGTGTGATGTACAAATTTCCATTTCGAGTACCCCCCTATTACGCCCTAATTATTCGCTCTCTCGTAACTCTCGAGGGCATTGCACTAAGCGTAGATCCTGGGTTCAAAATTCTCGGGGCTGCGTACCCGTATTTCGCGCGACGTCTTATGGAAGATCCTGATCCACAACTGCGCCAGAGTCTTAAAGAAATGCTTTTCGATGGAGAAATATTCCGTTGGAGTCGATTGGAAAACCTTGTATCTAGTGCGGCTAATCAGTCTCAACTCGACCTCGACACGTTGCTAGATCAATTGCTTGATTTTCTATTTTCTCAGAAGGCTGGATTACTGCGTGATCAATTGGTAGATGCAACAGTTGATCATCTCGATGCTCTGGGCTGGTCAACGGTGCAAAGACTGGGACGACGCCTACCTAGACAACTTCAACCTGCATTTTTTATATCGAGTCATGGTAGTGCATTAAATGATCCATTGATACAACTAGAGCCAATTCGTAAACTCATAGCTGTGTTGCAATCCCTGCCGGGCTTTACTCCAAACCTTGTTATGAAACGGATGTCTCGAGTGTTTAACGAACCAAATACAAGGAGGATGAGTTTTCAAGTTGCCCAAGGTCTGGCCGAACGCGGAGTCGTTCGGCTGGTTCGCGCCGCAGCTGGAATAGCAACCTAAGTTTCGGATCGAATCTCAAAGCTGGATATCCTCAGCCAAATCGATGATAAGGACGATGCTTGCATGGTCAACTGGAATAAGCCTCACCTTGATGAACGCCATTATTCCCGGCCTGGCAGCTACAGATGTAGCGCTCGTAAGCGGAGGATTCCGTCGCTCAATTCCTGTGAAGGAGATCAAGCACTTCGCTAAAACAGGTGAGGCAGCTGGGCTATTGGGCAGTATCTTAATGTTCTCCAAGCAAGATTCAAAGGAAGTTGCTAAACTGCTTAACCGAAGATTAAACGTTCCGTTGATTCTAACGAGCCGTTTGATTAACACACAAATTGGCGAAGCAATTGTTCGTCGCGTAGCACGGGTCATCTATCCGCTCTATACACCAAAAGCAGACATAGTCATCCCAGCAATCCGTGCTGGCATTATCAATGGCCTTCAAAGCGACGAAGGACTTACGGCTGTCAGCTTCCTGACAGCCTATCCCAACCAAGTGATGGCAATCAATATATCTGCGCTATTTGCTATGATCGAAACAATGGAATCCGTGGCCGGCCTAGTAAGATCCTTTGCAGATTCTCCGCTTGATGGGTTGAAGAACAAGAACCGTTAGAGACATGTTGTCCAACGCCTCGTAGATTTCATACCATTCTGTCTAGACGCTGGTGTCCTTGCTCCAAAACCTTCGTCGGCGTTTCACGGCTAATGCTGTGATGCATAACTGGCCTGGTCTAATTGAAGCCTACAGAGGTTGGCTACCGGTCAGTGCAAAGACACCCGTCATCACTCTTCATGAAGGAGCGACACCTTTAATACCAGTTCCCTCAATCGCCGAGCGAATTGGGAAAGGCGTGCGCGTGTTTGTGAAATATGACGGTCTCAACCCCACTGGATCGTTCAAAGATCGAGGCATGACAATGGCTATTAGCAAAGCTAAGGAGGCTGGCTGTGAGGCTGTGATCTGCGCTAGTACAGGTAACACTAGCGCTGCCGCCGCTGCCTATGCCCGCCGCGGTGGGATGAGGTCTTTTGTCCTAATCCCTGATGGCTATGTTGCCCAAGGAAAGCTGGCCCAAGCCTTGATTTACGGAGCCGAAGTTCTCGCCATTCGCGGCAATTTCGATCGTGCACTCGACATTGTTCGCGAAGCGGCTGAAAAGTACCCGGTGACCTTGGTGAACTCCACTAATCCCTATCGGCTTCAAGGTCAAAAAACAGCTGCTTTTGAAATTGTGGATGCCCTTGGCTATGCTCCTGACTGGCTGTGTATTCCCATGGGCAACGCGGGAAACATTACTGCTTACTGGATGGGTTTCCAGGAATATCAACAGGGTGTTCACAATCACAAATTACCGCGAATGATGGGCTTTCAGGCCAGTGGATCAGCGCCGTTGGTTTACGACACTACCGTGGATAACCCCAATACAATCGCCACAGCAATTCGTATTGGTAATCCAGTAAATCGTGCCAAAGCTATAGACGCCCGCAACGCTAGCAACGGTGCTTTCTTCGAGGTTACTGATGCCGAGATCATCACCGCTTACCAATTTCTAAGTTGTAAAGAAGGAATCTTCTGCGAACCCGCGAGCGCGGCATCAGTAGCAGGTCTATTTAAACGAAAAGACGAAGTGCCTGCCGGCGCAACTGTGGTGTGCGTTCTCACGGGAAACGGACTAAAAGACCCTGATTGTGCCATTAATAACAACGACGCAGCTTTCCATACAAATCTCGATCCAGACCTGGACACCGTCGCAAACACGATGGGGTTTTAGCTCCAAGCAGAGATCAAGTATCAGAGCCTCATTTGTTAATGTTTTAATGCCCTTTCTCCACAGACAGTCTACGAAGCGACTGCGGAATACACGCTAAAATCCTCCCAGTCAGCTGTGGAAATTTGCCATGAACTCCACAACTCGATCAACTCGGAAACTTCCACTTGCCGCAGAAAAACGAGAAGCAGCGATCTTTTCCACAACGTAGTTCTTTTATCCCAAAAAACAGAACTCACAAAAACCTAGTACCTGTCTAAAAAACGACCGTTTTTCCCCAATTCCCCAACCTCTACTACGACTACTAGTTAGTTTTTCTGTTCAAAACCCTATTAAAAAACAGCCGAAAAGTAATGAAAAGAACAAGGCCATTGCGCTTCTCACGTCGCTGTGAAACCTTGGAATACTTCTCCAGCACATTCAAGCCCGCAGCACGATGAAAGTGGTCTGTTCCCAGTCGGAACTGAATACGGCGCTTCAGTTGGTCAGTCGAGCTGTGGCGACGCGACCAATCCACCCAGTGCTCGCGAATGTGTTGTTAACCGCTGATGCAGGAAGCAACCGCCTGAGTCTCACAGGATTTGATCTTAGCCTGGGCATCCAAACGTCCCTCGCCGCTAGTGTTCAAATCAGCGGAGCTGTTACCCTACCTGCCCGTCTCTTAGGTGAGATTGTTTCTCGCCTCTCCAACGCCTCTCCAATCACGCTCGCTGCGGAGGCATCAGGTGAACAAGTGCAGTTGACAAGTCTTGGTGGTAACTACCAGATGCGAGGGCTTCCTGCAGATGACTATCCCGAGTTGCCGATGGTGGAAAGTGGGATGACTTTGAAATTGCATCCTTCTGGCCTGGTTCAGGCTTTAAAGGGGACATTGTTCGCTAGCAGTGCTGATGAAGCCAAACAGCTGCTCACCGGTGTGCATCTGCGGTTTAATGCCAGGGCTTTGGAGGCGGCAGCCACAGATGGCCATCGTCTTGCGGTCCTTCAGGTGGAGGATGCTCTGCAAGATGAAGCCGCTACCAATGACGAAACCTCAGAAGACTTTGCAGTCACACTGCCGGCCCGATCACTTCGGGAAGTAGAGCGATTGATGGCAGGATGGCGCTCGGATGATCCGGTGAGCCTATTTTACGATCGGGGCCAAGTGGTGTTTCTGGCTGCAAACCAAATGGTGACGAGCCGCACGTTGGAAGGCACTTACCCCGACTATGACCAACTCATTCCAAGTCAATTCAACCGTACCCTGGTGCTAGACCGTCGCGCCCTGGTAGCGGCACTCGAGCGCGTCGCTGTGCTTGCCGATCAGCATAACAACGTTGTGAAGTTCAGTAGTCAGCCAGAAGATGGTGTAGTGCAGATAAGCGCTGATGCTCAAGATGTAGGGAGTGGTTCTGAGTCGCTGCCAGCAAGCTTGGCTGGAGACGCTATTCAGATTGCGTTCAACGTGCGCTACCTTTTAGATGGATTAAAGGCCATGGGACCGAATCGAGTTGTTTTGCATTGCAATGCGCCTACTACCCCCGCGGTTTTCAAACCGGAAGAGTCAGAAAAAGCGTTTACTTATTTAGTAATGCCAATTCAAATCCGTTCTTAAGGTGGTTCTACCCAGTCAGCTTTTACTGAGCGATCTGCTGGGTCGCACTGTCCGTTGTGAGCTGGGTTTAGATCATGGTCCCGGGCTGATGGCATGGATGCATCCGCCAGTACATCGTTTACTCGGATGGGTAAGTCGACCTTCCGTTCTTCACATGTCTAGGGATGTTTGGCGATTAGACCAATGTCGTGGAATAACCGACCAGCAGGTTTTTGTTCGGGGTAAACCCGCTGTATCTGATCAGAATATATTGGATCGCTTACCTACACTGATAGGTGGAGATTTGATCAACCGAGATGGTAAGCGAATCGGCTTGCTGGTTGATCTGGCTTATGAATCATCCACAGGAACAATTCTTCACTACCTGGTCTCACGTAGTGATCCCCGCTTACCGGGGCATTCTCTTTGGCGGTTGCTGCCAGACCGGATCACAGAGCAACATTCTGGCTACGTGATGATTGGTTCAAGAACGCTAGACGACTTGCCACTGGTGCGCTCGAGTATACGCCAGAGCCTATTACAACGCACGCAGCGTTGGCGAGATCAGTTGCAGGAAATAGGCAGTCGTGCGAGTGATCGCTTAGAGGGTTGGATGGAAGAGTCTCTGTGGAATGAATCTCGATCAAAACAACCTTTTGAATTAAACAAGCTAAGCAAGGAAGCTTCTGTAGAGGAGATCTGGGATAGTGACATCTGGTCAGAATCGCCCTCTCAGCGCCGTAGCTAGCTATCGAGATGGGGACCCTTTGGAATAACAAACTTTTGGTAACACTGGGGAAAAGGTTTTTTTGGTTGTCATGGTGTTTTCCTCTGCATACGACGTTTCCACTGCACTCAAACAGGAAGGTCTGAAACCCAGCTATTGGGATGAAATTTGTCGACGACTCGGGCGTCAACCTAACCGCGTTGAATTGGGTATGTTCGGTGTGATGTGGTCAGAACATTGCTGTTATCGTAATTCGCGGCCGCTTCTCAATGGATTTCCTACAGAAGGTTCAAGGGTTTTGGTTGGCCCCGGCGAAAACGCAGGGGTTTTAGACCTTGGTGAAGGGCGTCACCTTGCTTTCAAAATCGAAAGCCACAACCACCCATCCGCAATAGAACCATTTCAAGGTGCTGCCACTGGTGTTGGTGGCATTCTTCGCGACATCTTCACGATGGGTGCTAGGCCAATCGCATTGTTGAATGCTTTGCGTTTCGGGCCGCTTGAAGAAAGCGCAAATGTTGGTCTAATGGAAGGCGTCGTGGCCGGCATTGCCCATTACGGCAACTGTGTGGGCGTTCCTATCGTGGGTGGTGAGGTGGGTTTTGACCCCTCATATTCAAGCAATCCTCTGGTTAATGCCATGGCTTTGGGCTTGATGGAGACCGAAGAGATTGTCAAATCGGGTGCCATTGGAGTGGGCAATCCTATGGTTTATGTGGGCAGCACAACGGGTCGAGATGGCATGGGTGGTGCCAGTTTCGCCAGTTTTGGGTTAAGTACAAATTCGCTGGATGACCGACCAGCGGTTCAGGTAGGTGATCCTTTTCTGGAGAAGGGCTTGATTGAAGCCTGTCTTGAAGCCTTCGCTAACGGGGATGTATTGGCAGCGCAGGACATGGGTGCCGCAGGTTTAACTTGCAGTTGCTCGGAGATGGCCGCCAAGGGCGGATTGGGGGTGGAGCTGGATTTAGATCGTGTCCCTGCCCGCGAATCAGGTATGACCGCTTACGAGTTTTTGTTGTCTGAGTCTCAGGAACGAATGTTGTTTGTGGTGAAGGCTGGCAAGGAAGACGTTCTGATGGCTCGTTTTCGTCGCTGGGGTCTTCAAGCCGCGGTAGTGGGACGTGTGTTGGAAGAACCGGTAGTGCGTGTTCTTCACCATGGTGAAATTGCAGCAGAGATCCCTGCAGCAGCCCTTACTGATGACACACCGATCGAGCATCATGAGCTGCTCAAGGAGCCTCCCAGAGACCTGCAGATGCTCTGGAGCTGGACCGAAAACCAGGTTGCCCTACCCGCCGCTGTTGACCACGACTGGAATGCTGCGCTGCTCAAGCTTCTCGATAATCCCACTGTTGCCAGTAAGCGCTGGGTGTATCGCCAGTACGACCAACAAGTTCTTGCTAACACTATTCTATCTTCGGGTGACGCGGATGCTGCTGTAATTCGACTGCGTCCCCAACAGGGCAAAGGATGCTTTAATCCTACTCAAAAGGGTGTTGCCGCAACCGTAGATTGTCCTAATCGTTGGGTAGCCCTCGATCCCGAAAGGGGGGCGATTGCGGCCGTAGCTGAAGCTGCTCGCAACCTGAGCTGCGTCGGAGCCAATCCGCTCGCCATTACAAACAACCTCAATTTTTCATCTCCGGAAACTTCCGAGGGCTACTGGCAATTAGCCATGGCTTGCCGTGGAATCACAGAAGCCTGCAGGGAGCTCGAGGTGCCAGTGACTGGTGGCAATGTTTCGCTCTACAACGAGACCCGTCAGAGCGAGAGCGGTGTGCAGCCGATTCATCCCACACCTGTGATCGGCATGGTCGGTCTTGTCGATGATATTTCCTCCGTGACTGGTTTAGGATGGCGTCGAGCTCAGGACGTTGTTTTTTTGCTCGGTGTTCCCCCAGATGATGGGAACCATGAATCTCTTGGGCTA comes from the Synechococcus sp. M16CYN genome and includes:
- the purL gene encoding phosphoribosylformylglycinamidine synthase subunit PurL — its product is MVFSSAYDVSTALKQEGLKPSYWDEICRRLGRQPNRVELGMFGVMWSEHCCYRNSRPLLNGFPTEGSRVLVGPGENAGVLDLGEGRHLAFKIESHNHPSAIEPFQGAATGVGGILRDIFTMGARPIALLNALRFGPLEESANVGLMEGVVAGIAHYGNCVGVPIVGGEVGFDPSYSSNPLVNAMALGLMETEEIVKSGAIGVGNPMVYVGSTTGRDGMGGASFASFGLSTNSLDDRPAVQVGDPFLEKGLIEACLEAFANGDVLAAQDMGAAGLTCSCSEMAAKGGLGVELDLDRVPARESGMTAYEFLLSESQERMLFVVKAGKEDVLMARFRRWGLQAAVVGRVLEEPVVRVLHHGEIAAEIPAAALTDDTPIEHHELLKEPPRDLQMLWSWTENQVALPAAVDHDWNAALLKLLDNPTVASKRWVYRQYDQQVLANTILSSGDADAAVIRLRPQQGKGCFNPTQKGVAATVDCPNRWVALDPERGAIAAVAEAARNLSCVGANPLAITNNLNFSSPETSEGYWQLAMACRGITEACRELEVPVTGGNVSLYNETRQSESGVQPIHPTPVIGMVGLVDDISSVTGLGWRRAQDVVFLLGVPPDDGNHESLGLAGSAYQQVSTGISAGRPPKLDLKLEARVSGLVRKSIARGILASAHDCSDGGLAVTLAESSIASDLGVDINLKINNVRLDRALFAEGGSRIIVSVKVEYLREWYDLTNELVNVPVTRIGTVTDCKYLMIRSDDNLIVRLDILCLHNSYNNSISRRIDCCCSKSSSDSDISE
- the uvrA gene encoding excinuclease ABC subunit UvrA, with protein sequence MVRAVTKSVNGSSPVNLSGGTLEDVIRVRGARQHNLKNIDLTIPRNKLVVFTGVSGSGKSSLAFDTIFAEGQRRYVESLSAYARQFLGQVDKPDVDAIEGLSPAISIDQKSTSHNPRSTVGTVTEIQDYLRLLFGRAGEPHCPQCGRSIRPQSIDEMVDQILLLPEGTRYQLLAPVVRGKKGTHTKLISGLTAEGFVRVRVDGEVRDLADNIELDKNQIHNIEVVVDRLVAREGIQERLTDSLRTALKRGDGLALVEVVPRKDEELPHGVEREHLYSENFACAVHGSVIEELSPRLFSFNSPYGACEDCHGIGHLRKFTCDRVVPDPSQPVYSAVAPWAEKDNSYYFSLLYSVGEAFGFEIKTPWKDLTDDQRDVLLHGSRDPILIQADNRYDKGKTGYTRPFEGILPILERQLRGASGEAIRQKLEKFLEFVPCSSCAGQRLRPEALAVKVGPFRIPELTSISVGQTLERIERLMGVGAYKGSEPLLTDRQMKIGDLVLREIRFRLRFLLDVGLDYLSLDRPAMTLSGGEAQRIRLATQIGAGLSGVLYVLDEPSIGLHQRDNDRLLNTLKRLRDLGNTLVVVEHDEDTIRAADHVVDIGPGAGVHGGQIVAEGSFENLLSSKDSITGAYLSGRRSIPTPVERREEGSRRLQLIDCTRNNLKNVSVDFPLGRLVSVTGVSGSGKSTLVNELLHSALENGLGLKVPFPHGLGELRGIKSIDKVIVVDQSPIGRTPRSNPATYTGAFDPIRHAFAATVEAKARGYQVGQFSFNVRGGRCESCRGQGVNMIEMNFLPNVYVQCDVCKGARFNRETLQAKYKGHTIADVLQMTVEQAAEVFSAIPQAADRLHTLVDVGLGYVKLGQPAPTLSGGEAQRVKLAAELSRRATGKTLYLIDEPTTGLSFYDVHKLMDVMQRLVDKGNSIICIEHNLDVIRCSDWVIDLGPEGGDRGGEVLVTGTPEQVSQHSSSHTGRYLTRVLERHPPGISAEIAA
- a CDS encoding AarF/UbiB family protein, producing MAEELGDFIEAAGLLEYDPTAIKRIYAGHPQRLIRRLWQTLVPIGLLLLGVFFDWLLQRFKDQRQARKRAKECAELLVDLGPAFIKAGQALSTRPDIIPPLLLEELSQLQDQLPGFDSDLAMACIEEDLGGPIESFYKQLDRNPISAASLGQVHRGILKEGQKVAVKVQRPGLREQITLDLYIVRNIAAWLNKNVGLIRSDLVALIDELGRRVFEEMDYLNEAANAEKFARLHQKNNRIGVPKIYHKATSRRILTMEWIDGVKLTNLDAVREMGIDPDDIVEVGVNCSLQQLLEHGFFHADPHPGNLLAMADGRLCYLDFGMMSEVSRESRTGLIQAVVHLVNRNFERLSRDFVTLGFLAKDVNLEPIAPAFEKVFSQAIQAGVDRMDFKAVTDDMSGVMYKFPFRVPPYYALIIRSLVTLEGIALSVDPGFKILGAAYPYFARRLMEDPDPQLRQSLKEMLFDGEIFRWSRLENLVSSAANQSQLDLDTLLDQLLDFLFSQKAGLLRDQLVDATVDHLDALGWSTVQRLGRRLPRQLQPAFFISSHGSALNDPLIQLEPIRKLIAVLQSLPGFTPNLVMKRMSRVFNEPNTRRMSFQVAQGLAERGVVRLVRAAAGIAT
- a CDS encoding RNA methyltransferase, with protein sequence MVLPSQLLLSDLLGRTVRCELGLDHGPGLMAWMHPPVHRLLGWVSRPSVLHMSRDVWRLDQCRGITDQQVFVRGKPAVSDQNILDRLPTLIGGDLINRDGKRIGLLVDLAYESSTGTILHYLVSRSDPRLPGHSLWRLLPDRITEQHSGYVMIGSRTLDDLPLVRSSIRQSLLQRTQRWRDQLQEIGSRASDRLEGWMEESLWNESRSKQPFELNKLSKEASVEEIWDSDIWSESPSQRRS
- the dnaN gene encoding DNA polymerase III subunit beta; this encodes MKVVCSQSELNTALQLVSRAVATRPIHPVLANVLLTADAGSNRLSLTGFDLSLGIQTSLAASVQISGAVTLPARLLGEIVSRLSNASPITLAAEASGEQVQLTSLGGNYQMRGLPADDYPELPMVESGMTLKLHPSGLVQALKGTLFASSADEAKQLLTGVHLRFNARALEAAATDGHRLAVLQVEDALQDEAATNDETSEDFAVTLPARSLREVERLMAGWRSDDPVSLFYDRGQVVFLAANQMVTSRTLEGTYPDYDQLIPSQFNRTLVLDRRALVAALERVAVLADQHNNVVKFSSQPEDGVVQISADAQDVGSGSESLPASLAGDAIQIAFNVRYLLDGLKAMGPNRVVLHCNAPTTPAVFKPEESEKAFTYLVMPIQIRS
- a CDS encoding alpha/beta hydrolase → MLAWSTGISLTLMNAIIPGLAATDVALVSGGFRRSIPVKEIKHFAKTGEAAGLLGSILMFSKQDSKEVAKLLNRRLNVPLILTSRLINTQIGEAIVRRVARVIYPLYTPKADIVIPAIRAGIINGLQSDEGLTAVSFLTAYPNQVMAINISALFAMIETMESVAGLVRSFADSPLDGLKNKNR
- the thrC gene encoding threonine synthase produces the protein MHNWPGLIEAYRGWLPVSAKTPVITLHEGATPLIPVPSIAERIGKGVRVFVKYDGLNPTGSFKDRGMTMAISKAKEAGCEAVICASTGNTSAAAAAYARRGGMRSFVLIPDGYVAQGKLAQALIYGAEVLAIRGNFDRALDIVREAAEKYPVTLVNSTNPYRLQGQKTAAFEIVDALGYAPDWLCIPMGNAGNITAYWMGFQEYQQGVHNHKLPRMMGFQASGSAPLVYDTTVDNPNTIATAIRIGNPVNRAKAIDARNASNGAFFEVTDAEIITAYQFLSCKEGIFCEPASAASVAGLFKRKDEVPAGATVVCVLTGNGLKDPDCAINNNDAAFHTNLDPDLDTVANTMGF